A stretch of Saccharothrix texasensis DNA encodes these proteins:
- a CDS encoding YbaB/EbfC family nucleoid-associated protein yields the protein MDPQQWLDNFEAKLADLQRKSADLQENFENSQATASSPDGAVTITVGPNGGLLNIQLGHRATELGSARLTALIMQTAKVAQKQAAQQVMAAFEPLGEGTEAMRMVSDAIPTDEVDDDERDDYAAPEAEPAPPAPAATHAPTPAPYSGQPQTPYGGQPQTPSRPARPSRPGDDEDDDNQPW from the coding sequence TTGGACCCCCAGCAGTGGCTCGACAACTTCGAGGCAAAGCTGGCCGATCTCCAGCGGAAGTCGGCCGACCTCCAGGAGAACTTCGAGAACTCGCAGGCCACGGCGTCGAGCCCGGACGGCGCGGTGACCATCACCGTCGGCCCGAACGGCGGCCTGCTGAACATCCAGCTCGGCCACCGGGCGACCGAGCTCGGCTCCGCCCGCCTCACCGCCCTGATCATGCAGACGGCCAAGGTCGCGCAGAAGCAGGCCGCGCAGCAGGTGATGGCGGCGTTCGAGCCGCTCGGCGAGGGCACCGAGGCCATGCGGATGGTCAGCGACGCCATCCCGACCGACGAGGTCGACGACGACGAGCGTGACGACTACGCCGCGCCCGAGGCCGAGCCCGCGCCGCCGGCCCCGGCGGCGACCCACGCCCCGACCCCGGCCCCGTACAGCGGTCAGCCGCAGACCCCGTACGGCGGTCAGCCGCAGACCCCGTCGCGCCCGGCGCGCCCCTCGCGCCCCGGTGACGACGAGGACGACGACAACCAGCCCTGGTGA
- a CDS encoding BMP family lipoprotein, protein MRGLAVAAIALTSVLTMAACAKDTGGNNTGTGSTNTAEGCKLADKPPAATATSSSAASGEKVDGSALKVGLAYDIGGRGDASFNDSAAAGLDKAKADFGIAEVKELTAAPNEPEDAKQTRLRQLASEGFNPIIGVGFAYAESLKVVAPEFPAVKFAIVDGAVEGAANVTPLLFAEEQGSFLAGVIAAYKSKACHVGFVGGVEIPLIQKFDAGFAQGAKTAAPDIKIEKKYLTPAGDFTGFQDPAKGQEAATGQVEAGADVLYHAAGASGKGVFSAAKSGNALAIGVDSDQYNQKTVEESKDVIVSSMLKRVDVAVYDFVKAVAQNDLASLPKVFDLSVDGVGYSTSGGKIDDNLKAVLEGYKAQIIEGKIKVESTP, encoded by the coding sequence ATGCGTGGCCTCGCGGTGGCCGCGATCGCGCTGACCAGCGTTCTCACGATGGCCGCCTGCGCCAAGGACACCGGTGGCAACAACACCGGTACCGGGTCCACCAACACCGCCGAGGGCTGCAAGCTGGCTGACAAGCCGCCGGCCGCCACCGCGACCTCCAGCAGCGCCGCGTCGGGCGAGAAGGTCGACGGCAGCGCGCTCAAGGTGGGCCTGGCCTACGACATCGGCGGTCGGGGCGACGCGTCGTTCAACGACTCCGCGGCGGCGGGCCTGGACAAGGCCAAGGCGGACTTCGGCATCGCCGAGGTCAAGGAGCTGACCGCCGCGCCGAACGAGCCGGAGGACGCCAAGCAGACCCGGCTGCGCCAGCTCGCGAGCGAGGGCTTCAACCCGATCATCGGGGTCGGCTTCGCCTACGCCGAGTCGCTGAAGGTCGTCGCGCCGGAGTTCCCGGCCGTCAAGTTCGCGATCGTCGACGGCGCGGTCGAGGGCGCGGCGAACGTCACGCCGCTGCTGTTCGCCGAGGAGCAGGGCTCCTTCCTGGCCGGCGTCATCGCCGCCTACAAGTCGAAGGCCTGCCACGTGGGCTTCGTCGGCGGTGTGGAGATCCCGCTGATCCAGAAGTTCGACGCGGGCTTCGCCCAGGGCGCCAAGACCGCCGCCCCCGACATCAAGATCGAGAAGAAGTACCTGACCCCGGCCGGCGACTTCACCGGTTTCCAGGACCCGGCCAAGGGCCAGGAGGCCGCGACCGGCCAGGTCGAGGCGGGCGCGGACGTGCTCTACCACGCCGCCGGCGCCTCCGGTAAGGGCGTGTTCTCCGCCGCGAAGTCGGGCAACGCGCTCGCCATCGGCGTCGACTCCGACCAGTACAACCAGAAGACGGTCGAGGAGTCCAAGGACGTCATCGTCTCGTCCATGCTCAAGCGGGTCGACGTCGCGGTGTACGACTTCGTCAAGGCGGTCGCCCAGAACGACCTGGCGAGCCTGCCGAAGGTGTTCGACCTGTCCGTGGACGGCGTCGGCTACTCCACCTCCGGCGGCAAGATCGACGACAACCTGAAGGCGGTCCTCGAGGGCTACAAGGCCCAGATCATCGAGGGCAAGATCAAGGTCGAGTCCACGCCGTAA